From the genome of Diorhabda carinulata isolate Delta chromosome 2, icDioCari1.1, whole genome shotgun sequence:
CATCTATGATCTACcgagttataaaaaaaattacttttattaatctattattaaattattttcattatttcaaataacgaattttcgattaaatttttttcgtaaaccGTTAATCGTACGAAAAAAAGTCATAGTATATTTTTTGTGGGGAATTTCTTAAACTACAAATTTAATGATTATCGTTTTTTCGATAAAAGTAGCCGTTAACGagatatttcagaaaaaatgtgACCTTTAACCTTCAACATTTTGTGTTGATGTGAATTTTGGCGTGctatttagaattttataaggggaaatatttttccattatgtATTTCAGCatacatttcaataatttataattaaaatttgtttaattgcATTGAAGGggtaaaaaatgatgaaaaactaccctaaaaaataatttttttagttatctcaaaaaaatggaaagatatgaaaaaaagtttcgaacAAAAAAGTAgggattaaaattttttatgaaatttgtttcaatgaattttgatgtatttattataaaaaccgaaataattgaaaaaaactacctaaaaaatacttttttggatTTATCTCTAAAAAATGTAAAGAcatggaaaaatgtttcaaacaaaaaatgtaggaCTTgagattttctataaaattcgtttcaataaattttgacgtATCTTTTATAGAAAGCGAAATATTTGCAATAATCTATTAAAACTTAAATCTGAACCCTGTGgtgcattaaaatatttttttaaaaaacgaaaaattccaattattcaattttttcgacCCCACTCAAAATGtagcaaaaaatttgtatttatttaatatttgtaacttataaatgaataaaaattagaattacaACTCATTTGGTACACTCtgtatatgtaatataaattaCTCCCAAGCAAGTTATAAACtataacgataaaaaaatcatgtattgttttacaaaacaaaacaccataaaatgataattttacgAAATAAAACAAACGCCCTGTATAATTGAGACTACTTTATTccgtattattaaaaaataaaatcattttgtaataaaaaaattacataaccATTATAGACtggaattaatttatattaatattaaaactcaCGAGCTCTCaactttttgttgtttaaacCATGTGGAACTTATTGACCGAACTCCGTATTCCAACAAACTTGATTTTAACAGTTTCATTGTCACGTGATTAAGGTTATTAGCAACAAGAATCAAGTTCAACGAACTTGAACAGATCAATCCAATATTTGCAGACATCGTTACTCATCACTTTCGAATATTAATCTAGCATTTACCTCAACTGAACCTCTGTAAAAAGGACTcgaaattgaacatttttggCTGTAATATTTCTTCCGAAACTAACTGTAATATATAAATCATAAACCACAAAAATAAGGTTAAGATTTAAACTCAAATAATCGCGGAATCGCTAGTATACGATAACGAAAATccatattataaacaattatctttattattattgtgaataatcatatgatttatttatttctgacgttttattttatttttatatcgatattgctatttataaaacattttaaccaaattttaatAGCAAACATCTATTTGAACCAATGCTGACGTAAAATGACTGCCTAACTCtaaatttatgaatgaaattgatTAAACGGATCTACAAACAGGAGACATGTTTATATTACTAAACCATTATTGAATTGCGACGTTGCCACTAGttcaaataaatagtaattattAAGTATAATGTTGAAAATAGTACTAATCGTCAAAAGCGACGTTGCCATTATTTCTAATAAGTCGTATTTCttgtgatatatttttataaacgtcaaattcacaattttttgaaattaactaGATTTGattcatgaaaaattgttttttgtttcaggaTGGTTTGGAACAAGACATACGGTTACGTTTATGCTTTTTTTGGGTATGGCGAACGCTTACATCATGCGTACCAACATGTCAGTCGCCATTGTAGCTATGGTTAATCACACAGCTATAGGCCACAGTTCTCACGACTCAGCTATATCCGTCGATGACGAATGCGGAGTTGAAATCAACGTGAACGACACCAAAACTCCAGTAggttaaatttttgaaagaaataaatagtaACCTCTCGTATGGGGTGAGATGGCAAATTATCGAGCCTTTTCCTTTAGGTAAAATCGGAACTCGAAGGTGAATTCGTGTGGCCTACTGATGTCCAAGGTTACGTGCTCAGCTCATTTTTCTATGGTTACGTCATCACTCAAATTCCTTTTGGTATACTAGCTAAACGTTACGGGAATATTTATTTCTTGGGGGTTGGGATGTTGATTAACTCGTTGTTTGGACTACTTGTACCTATCGCAGCCGAAATGGGCATTTGGTGGCTTATCGCGGTTAGATTCATACAAGGACTCGGAGAGGTGAGTAGATTGACggaaaaatagagaaagaaaaaactactCAATCGtgtatttgaaatgaatttcaACGACGTTTTTTGTCTAGGGACCTATTGTACCATGCACGCATTCCTTGCTAGCAAAATGGATTCCTCCAAACGAGCGAAGTCGAATGGGAGCATTTATTTACGCAGGTACTATCTTTTTCTTAAATCACACGTTCCTTCTTAATACTCATCACCATATCCTAATTAAAATCACAATTCgcttttttttcattgaataatctctataaatttcaatctaacctaactttcaATAAACATCGATGTTAGTAGTTTAATGTAATTTCAAAGTATTATAGGAAGAAATTACAATCTGACAACAAcgtaaatacaatttatatatacgTTAACGTAATTaacagtaaaaataataaaacactaactttattcattatatcCTTTTCTACTGCGGGTAGAAAATGAATTCacatttatcatttaattataGACATACGTTATTTTAGACGTTAAAAAGAGATAGCCACAAATGACTTTATGTTCTATTCAAGATTATCGAAATACATCTTATGTGACAGCTATccagtaattttttaaatgactaACTTCATGTTGatgttataattaaatttatcgTTATATCTAcaattaattgattgatttcaataaatatattaatatgtaGATTTTGGCatgattatataattatattttagaagCACAACGTactattcatttttattcagttcCTGTAAAtgttaaaactgataaaaaaaggcaatattttcatattttattgcgttgtagaaaattcaatattaaattacgtatttattatatattatataattagatCGAGTTTGAACGAATAAAGTAGTAATGTCAAGGTCTGTAAACAAATAATATGCAAACTAATATATTTCTAGTAAATATAAATGCAAGGTAACTGATATCTCATAAAAtctttaatgatttatttaccAGACTTATCGATCTGTAATCTGTACcgcaattttatattaatttctactGATATCAACCAATATTGATGTACATTTTCAGTATGcagcttttattattttccctCTTCATTAACTCATAACTGTCATACTTCAAACATATCGTCCATCTTTATTTCCACGATTTACGATTTTAGTCTTAAAGTACATCAAATATATGGATTAGTTTCGCGTATTTAAACTGTTCTTCAACAGTGCGCTGAATTAATACACAATAATCAAACAGGATCGGCTTTACGATCCATGAAGTGGGAGTTCgtaacattatttattaattataggAGCTCAATTTGGTACTGTGATATCTATGCCGCTCAGTGGATTATTATCAGAATGTAGATTCGGTTGGCcttcaatattttatgtattcgGTACGATAGGTACTGTTTGGTGTATATTCTTCCTGATATTAGTTTACGAAGATCCCCAATCTCATACCAAAATGAACGTCGAGGAAAGATTGTATATACAAAAAGAATTAGGAAGCAAAATCGGTCTACCGGTAAGTGACAACTACCAGTTACTTATTTTCATGAGGATAATTTATTCGATTATATATAGATTCCACCAATACCTTGGATGTCAATTTTAACATCTTTACCATTCTACGCGATTCTTTTGGCCCACATGGGACACAATTATGGCTATGAAACTCTTATGACTGAATTGCCAACGTACATGAAACAAATCCATCATTTCAGTATTAAAGACGTaagttaattatatatatatttttaataaattgataattacctgaaaaaattaattaatagcGTTTTTCGTTATAATTTTCTTAGAACGGAGTATTATCAGCACTTCCATATTTGGCAATGTGgctattttccatatttatcaGCCATGTTGCGGATTATTTGTTAACTAAACCACATTTCACCCACACCATCGTTAGAAAGCTCATAAATGGAATTGGTAAGTTTACAAGAATTTCCTTAATACAAcccatataaataatttctattatttaccTTACAATAACGAAGTTTTCTATAGGCTACGATTATTTTCACAATCAGACAACATGACAAGATGGTGAAATAATCTAAAACTTTAATAGTATTTAGCTTTTATTTATAAGGCACATAAGGAACGTCATTTCGTGTTTCATTACTGCATGTATGCAATTGTTTATACTCACGTGTAATGTTTTGCATAACTAGTGAAAGTTTGACAAATGGAGTGTTAATttacgaaataaattatttatgatttttttttctatttttaaggatgtaattttgaaatttttgaaggtATCAATACATTAGAGTCCATAAAAACGTAAATTGTAGCAAGAAATATATCAACGATCAATCAACGTCAAAGAtctatcattattttatttggaatgtAAGCAGGACCGTATTCAGCAAAACATacgaatttcaatattattgttttatgtaaaaaacctgtgatgtatatttatattttattccataatttctCATTTGCTTTTATCGTTTCGTAAATGTTTTTACAGGTCAATATGGTCCAGCGATAGCTTTAGTAGCAGTGTCGTTTACAGGATGCAATAAATGGTTAACGGTTATACTTTTAACTATCGGAGTTGGTTTAAACGGTGGTATCTATTCCGGTTTCAAGGTCAACCATTTGGATATATCCCCCCAATTCGCCGGCATACTTATGTCTTTTACAAACTGTATGGCAAATTTAGCCGGTTTACTCGCACCAATTTATGCCGGACACGTCGTTGTCGGAACGGTAAGCTCATAAAAAATcctttttgaatcatttttaacaaatgaCAAGATGGGGGAGGGGTTGAAATGGTTATTTTGTTACAGCCCAGCGTTGCCAAATGGAGAACTGTTTTCGTCACCGCGGCCGCGGTTTACGCTGGCTGTTGCACGTTTTACATTATTTTCGGTTCTGGACAACGGCAACCGTGGGATCAACCTTACGAAGAACCTGAGAAAAGAATCCCGAATGATGAACCggaaaagaaaaaatcgaaCGATGATACAGGGTTCGTTACTACTCGTGCTTAATgggattttttataaaagtatattcaaaaaagatgtgatgtatttttaaaaattttagatttaattattcagtttaataaatttaatgctCGTAGTGgcaaacacattttttgtttaaaaattttcgagGATATTCCATAAAATTACTTAAACCTGTCCTGGCagcttttaaatttaattttaaattattattaccaaaagtattttatatattagtatTAAGGAGTGGTCAATATGAGgtttatgaaaaattgactaacttaaaaaaaaattcgaaaaattgatgtaattggtatttttattatacatacatttttttggTGTTGATGATATTGTTGACTTTAATGGAAACCTTGTTATAATGatggaaataaatttactttttgagtaaaaattttttacattacgAACCTGTTCACCTCTTTCACTAGTACTTCCTCTAAACCCCGTATATACAACCTATAAATTCATCTCATAAGAAATTaacataataaagaaaaaataattaattactaaaaaaacattatttctaGGTGAAATAATCggtattttaattcaaattgactatcaaaactacaaaaacctcaaaaataaatgttaatccatgtataaaaaaatgtcaacagCGCTATCTAGATTAATCCACTCTTATCCGTATCGAACCATGGAAATACAGAAAAGAATCATGGAACTAAGTTATacacaaaacaaatttgaattatcatttttttttcttctaaaacaatTTGTATGAATAAAACTATTTGTGATCAGTGATTTATGTGATTTATAATGGCGAAGTTGTTACTAAAAGACCCGCGAATTATAATTGGGTTGGGAATTAAATACGCGAACAAAGCTATGTACTCAAGTGACAGCGCACTGCTGATGCGCATCATGAATACCTGAAATCAGTTGTTTGTGactaattaaatattgtaaatcgTTCAGTAAATTtcataaatgaatataattttttttatgaaatcaaaTAGAATGAACACATATTTTGGTGATGCAAATAATGTTAGATGTCAGATTATAaagactatttccttcgaaaaatttaagccaaccaaaaagctgtaatattttatgtttacctagcaacgatcaaatttcagcgataatactgcactagtgcaaattatcgataatttgcactagtgccaaattttcgtctaggattaataagcatcatttggttttaactttatattttaagaaaaggaacaattattgtttattttaaattaaatttttctcaggaaatagtctgccaaaatgccctctcgtgcatgtcaaattgtctcatattttcctctcgtgcgcattcgcgcactcgagaaaattaaattatcgacaatttgacatgcactcgggacattaatattgaaaataaaatttcgtaaTGGCTGCCGCGTCCTGAGAAAGTCGTCGCCCAATTGAATTCCAAGCTACATTATAAGTTGGTTTATGTTTGTTTCATGTCTAATAATCAAATAGTCagtatataaaaatcaaaaatataatttatagctTCTGTAAATCATTATTAACACTATAACAAACAAGAAATGTTGTGCCATATACAAATTTATCTGGCAACAGCACGTTTTCAGATTAATTTTTTCGTTCaaatttaccaaaataaaatttatacagaaaacaaattagaattattatttttcttcaaaataatttgtttgaataaaactaATCGTTATTAGAAGTGAATGTATGTGATCTATGGATTCGGAATTGAAACTATAAAACTCtgtaatgttaattttataagTGTTCGTGTAATTAGTCCACAATGTGGTTGAGAAATGATATGCGAACAAAGTTTTTTGGTCAATGTTGGTCATGGTGGTCTAAAATAAGCTGTCACAGCagattgaataaatattttaaaaagttcggtaatatcttgaaaaagttataaaaatatataattagaaataaattagaataaacGGGCATGTTTTAGTGATGTAAATAGTGTAGTAAGATTATACAGGAAGGAATATTTCGTAATGGCTGCTGTGTATTGGAAAAGTCGTAACCAAATCAAATTCTAAggtaaattcaatattttattatatttttgttttaaatctaataattatatagaaattgTAAGATAGGGGTATAGTTGTTCAAATAAAGCTACGGAGAATTAATTTCGTAGTAATCTTTgctcttttttatcaaaaaattaggTTATAGTTACTCTCATcatgattttccaaaaaa
Proteins encoded in this window:
- the LOC130890657 gene encoding putative inorganic phosphate cotransporter isoform X2; translated protein: MVHKNRYDLEKRLPSFEKSANISLGWFGTRHTVTFMLFLGMANAYIMRTNMSVAIVAMVNHTAIGHSSHDSAISVDDECGVEINVNDTKTPVKSELEGEFVWPTDVQGYVLSSFFYGYVITQIPFGILAKRYGNIYFLGVGMLINSLFGLLVPIAAEMGIWWLIAVRFIQGLGEGPIVPCTHSLLAKWIPPNERSRMGAFIYAGAQFGTVISMPLSGLLSECRFGWPSIFYVFGTIGTVWCIFFLILVYEDPQSHTKMNVEERLYIQKELGSKIGLPIPPIPWMSILTSLPFYAILLAHMGHNYGYETLMTELPTYMKQIHHFSIKDNGVLSALPYLAMWLFSIFISHVADYLLTKPHFTHTIVRKLINGIGQYGPAIALVAVSFTGCNKWLTVILLTIGVGLNGGIYSGFKVNHLDISPQFAGILMSFTNCMANLAGLLAPIYAGHVVVGTPSVAKWRTVFVTAAAVYAGCCTFYIIFGSGQRQPWDQPYEEPEKRIPNDEPEKKKSNDDTGFVTTRA
- the LOC130890657 gene encoding putative inorganic phosphate cotransporter isoform X1; this encodes MSWQSSRKNSYTHTKYVAVLLESDDICKKQGWFGTRHTVTFMLFLGMANAYIMRTNMSVAIVAMVNHTAIGHSSHDSAISVDDECGVEINVNDTKTPVKSELEGEFVWPTDVQGYVLSSFFYGYVITQIPFGILAKRYGNIYFLGVGMLINSLFGLLVPIAAEMGIWWLIAVRFIQGLGEGPIVPCTHSLLAKWIPPNERSRMGAFIYAGAQFGTVISMPLSGLLSECRFGWPSIFYVFGTIGTVWCIFFLILVYEDPQSHTKMNVEERLYIQKELGSKIGLPIPPIPWMSILTSLPFYAILLAHMGHNYGYETLMTELPTYMKQIHHFSIKDNGVLSALPYLAMWLFSIFISHVADYLLTKPHFTHTIVRKLINGIGQYGPAIALVAVSFTGCNKWLTVILLTIGVGLNGGIYSGFKVNHLDISPQFAGILMSFTNCMANLAGLLAPIYAGHVVVGTPSVAKWRTVFVTAAAVYAGCCTFYIIFGSGQRQPWDQPYEEPEKRIPNDEPEKKKSNDDTGFVTTRA